The proteins below come from a single Portunus trituberculatus isolate SZX2019 chromosome 2, ASM1759143v1, whole genome shotgun sequence genomic window:
- the LOC123503256 gene encoding silk gland factor 1-like, producing the protein MLSQKLYGETMTPMTTCAPSVSPMAQTTYPMNTMNSMNSMMGMSSYQQRLPPNMDFPSSMGGIGAMGMGGQCMSPGMTGMGAFPPMNTSMQQMNGMSGCMGGMGGMGGMNQMVGYGRELQEPDSPVSSALQRARQDKTYRRSYTHAKPPYSYISLITMSIQNAPNKMVTLSEIYQFIMDLFPYYRQNQQRWQNSIRHSLSFNDCFVKIPRTPDKPGKGSFWSLHPDSGNMFENGCYLRRQKRFKCEKKEAQRQTKHPSTPSSHAHTPKAEHGDDNDSKMDGGLASPAHGGSHGPHHGGHAGPPPPADPVSGMTQLLEAATKLEPPEPSVGGGGGYQMPPPPSDHQHQQAAAAAAAAAAAAAAAQQGGDQQQQQQQQQHQQHQQQQQQQQQQQQQQAAAAAHLAAHELHAVAPPLHPSLLKDYTASAYLKDYSKDYGAYLKDYGGHLKDYGDPLKNYPAPAHPFSITSIIAAENKDSYGGYLSPLPPPASTAAAATPSHHAMADHGGYYPPPLYHHTTTSL; encoded by the coding sequence ATGTTGTCACAGAAGCTGTACGGGGAGACCATGACGCCCATGACGACGTGCGCGCCGTCCGTGTCGCCCATGGCCCAGACCACCTACCCCATGAACACCATGAACTCCATGAACTCCATGATGGGCATGTCCTCCTACCAGCAGCGCCTCCCCCCCAACATGGACTTCCCCTCCTCCATGGGCGGCATCGGCGCCATGGGCATGGGCGGACAGTGCATGAGTCCCGGCATGACCGGCATGGGCGCCTTCCCGCCCATGAACACCTCCATGCAGCAGATGAACGGCATGAGCGGCTGCATGGGCGGCATGGGCGGAATGGGCGGAATGAACCAGATGGTCGGGTACGGGCGTGAGCTGCAGGAGCCTGACTCGCCGGTGTCGTCGGCGCTGCAGCGCGCGCGGCAGGACAAGACCTATCGGCGTTCGTACACGCACGCCAAGCCGCCGTACTCGTACATCTCCCTGATCACCATGTCCATCCAGAACGCGCCCAACAAGATGGTGACGCTGTCCGAGATCTACCAGTTCATCATGGACCTGTTCCCTTACTACCGCCAGAACCAGCAGCGCTGGCAGAATTCCATCAggcactccctctccttcaacGACTGCTTCGTCAAGATCCCGCGCACGCCGGACAAGCCCGGCAAGGGATCCTTCTGGTCGCTGCACCCGGACTCCGGCAACATGTTTGAGAACGGCTGCTACCTCAGGCGCCAGAAGCGCTTCAAGTGTGAGAAGAAGGAGGCGCAGCGCCAGACCAAGCACCCCTCCACGCCCTCCtcccacgcccacacgcccaagGCAGAGCACGGCGACGACAACGACTCCAAGATGGACGGCGGCCTCGCCTCGCCCGCACACGGCGGCTCCCACGGACCACACCACGGGGGCCACGCGGGACCGCCGCCCCCCGCCGATCCCGTGTCCGGCATGACACAGCTGCTGGAGGCCGCCACCAAGCTGGAGCCGCCAGAGCCGAGCGTGGGCGGCGGCGGGGGCTACCAGATGCCGCCGCCGCCCTccgaccaccagcaccagcaggcggcggcggcggcggcagcggcagcagcagcagcagcggcggcgcaACAGGGTGgagaccagcagcagcaacagcagcagcagcagcaccagcagcaccagcagcagcagcaacagcaacagcagcaacagcagcagcaggcggcCGCGGCGGCGCACCTTGCGGCGCACGAGCTGCACGCCGTGGCGCCGCCGCTGCACCCGTCGCTGCTGAAGGACTACACGGCGTCAGCGTACCTCAAGGACTACTCCAAGGACTACGGCGCCTACCTCAAGGACTACGGCGGACACCTTAAGGACTACGGCGACCCCCTCAAGAACTACCCGGCGCCCGCACACCCATtctccatcacctccatcatcGCCGCGGAGAACAAGGACTCCTACGGCGGCTACCTCAGCCCCCTGCCGCCCCCAGcatccaccgccgccgccgccacgccctcTCACCACGCCATGGCGGACCACGGGGGATACTACCCGCCGCCcctctaccaccacaccaccacttcgCTCTGA